In a single window of the Prochlorococcus marinus str. AS9601 genome:
- a CDS encoding TIGR03792 family protein, whose translation MSFNLNLKKNFQRFCLLLICSVVLIFQSEFPNLKALTMDNFQSEMVIEELRLKVPADAKGAWLNAEKEIWEPWLSSQDGFLGRQLFWDKEKEEALILVNWKSKKLWKSIPMSEVNLVQQKFEDNVKAALNVGDNPFELIYEGELDKQR comes from the coding sequence ATGAGTTTTAATTTAAATTTGAAAAAAAATTTTCAAAGATTTTGTTTATTATTAATTTGTTCAGTAGTTTTAATTTTTCAATCTGAATTTCCCAATTTAAAAGCTCTTACAATGGATAATTTTCAAAGTGAAATGGTCATAGAGGAATTAAGACTTAAAGTACCTGCTGATGCAAAAGGAGCTTGGCTAAATGCGGAGAAAGAAATATGGGAGCCATGGTTATCTTCTCAAGATGGTTTTTTGGGTAGACAGTTATTTTGGGATAAGGAAAAAGAAGAAGCTTTAATATTAGTAAATTGGAAAAGTAAGAAGTTATGGAAAAGCATACCAATGTCAGAAGTAAATTTAGTTCAACAAAAATTTGAAGATAATGTTAAAGCTGCTCTAAATGTAGGGGATAATCCTTTTGAATTGATTTATGAGGGAGAATTGGATAAACAAAGATGA
- a CDS encoding bifunctional riboflavin kinase/FAD synthetase produces the protein MISLISPSEVKSPTSIAIGSFDGLHAGHRQLIKSVVEENQYTPTIASFWPHPREVLYKEMRLRLDLPNEKLSILEDLGIEQLVLIPFDIELSKLSAERFVRDILINQLQAKNISVGANFKFGFRRSGDINTIKNMIKDTDIKLKIIPILEDKDGRISSSRIRNLLEKSDLNNAFKILNRPYSFNGKVVKGKGIGKSIGWPTANLEIDGRKFLPGEGVYASWTTIENSNKKIESVMNLGSQPTINPLLPSAVEVHLINKDIDLYGLNLSVEPVEKLRSQIKFKNIDQLSNQIKIDRDNALKIFKNYKK, from the coding sequence TTGATCTCTTTAATATCGCCATCTGAAGTTAAAAGTCCTACCTCAATAGCTATTGGAAGTTTTGATGGCCTTCATGCTGGCCACAGACAATTAATAAAAAGTGTAGTTGAAGAGAATCAATATACCCCAACAATTGCAAGCTTCTGGCCTCATCCCCGAGAAGTTCTTTACAAAGAGATGCGTCTTAGGCTTGATCTCCCTAATGAAAAACTATCTATTCTTGAAGATCTGGGAATTGAACAATTAGTTCTGATTCCTTTTGATATAGAACTATCCAAATTAAGTGCAGAAAGATTCGTAAGAGATATTTTGATAAATCAATTACAAGCAAAAAACATTTCTGTAGGTGCTAATTTTAAATTTGGTTTCAGAAGAAGTGGAGATATAAATACAATAAAAAATATGATTAAGGATACGGATATTAAACTAAAAATTATTCCAATTTTAGAAGACAAGGACGGTAGAATTAGCAGCAGCAGAATAAGAAATCTATTAGAGAAAAGTGATCTGAACAACGCTTTCAAAATTCTTAATAGGCCTTATAGTTTTAATGGAAAGGTAGTTAAAGGTAAAGGAATTGGAAAAAGTATAGGATGGCCTACCGCAAATCTTGAAATAGATGGCAGAAAATTTTTACCTGGAGAAGGAGTTTACGCATCTTGGACAACCATAGAAAATTCCAACAAAAAAATTGAATCTGTTATGAATCTTGGCTCTCAACCAACAATTAATCCTTTATTGCCATCTGCAGTTGAAGTTCATTTAATAAATAAAGATATCGATCTATATGGTTTAAATCTATCTGTTGAACCAGTTGAAAAACTTAGATCACAAATCAAGTTCAAAAATATAGATCAACTTTCTAATCAAATTAAAATAGATAGAGATAATGCTCTGAAAATTTTTAAAAACTACAAAAAATAA
- a CDS encoding DUF3611 family protein, with product MSDKIDFQSLSFGMRRIGWIRFWVQSILGVVVAAVLLFSNVVNNSEGQLGLAPGLSLTTISLILLLFSLWQGWLIVRTGRAIASNARPSRGQTSKLIKRGLIVDLLGILFGLIGYQALMGALFIQASSQTTGQLITATSDIPITGLEILSVLSNTQVIAAHFFGLCFSLWLLRRIYK from the coding sequence ATGTCTGACAAAATTGATTTTCAGTCCCTTTCATTTGGAATGCGGCGCATTGGGTGGATACGCTTTTGGGTTCAATCCATTTTAGGTGTTGTTGTTGCAGCTGTTTTGCTTTTTTCAAATGTTGTAAATAATAGCGAAGGACAGCTTGGCTTAGCGCCTGGTCTATCACTTACGACAATATCTTTGATCTTACTACTTTTTAGTCTTTGGCAAGGTTGGTTAATAGTTAGAACAGGTAGAGCAATCGCAAGCAACGCTAGACCTTCAAGAGGACAAACAAGTAAATTAATAAAAAGAGGACTTATAGTTGATTTATTAGGTATTTTGTTTGGATTAATTGGATATCAAGCACTTATGGGGGCTCTATTTATACAGGCATCCTCTCAAACAACTGGTCAATTGATAACTGCGACATCTGATATTCCAATTACTGGACTTGAAATATTATCAGTTCTCAGTAACACACAAGTTATTGCTGCTCATTTTTTTGGGCTTTGCTTTTCTTTATGGCTTTTAAGAAGGATTTATAAATGA
- the trmD gene encoding tRNA (guanosine(37)-N1)-methyltransferase TrmD, producing MSGFNFDVITLFPKAFELINNLGVITRALDKKLIDVNLHDLREYGEGSYRQVDDKPYGGGAGMVLKPEPIYKAYESIRKSSKSKTLLMTPQGKILKQKDLARWSTLDQIIIICGQYEGFDERIRCLADEEISLGDYVLSGGEIPAISIINGLTRLLPGTLGDPDSLIDESHNSPLLEYPQYTRPLTFKDMKVPDILVSGNHEEIKSWRRKKSFERTLERRSDLISNENYKKSPQSKRIIKENNQFMKFRIGNGYDIHRLVEDRDLIIGGVKLNHPENLGLDGHSDADVLSHSIMDALLGALSLGDIGKYFPPSDEKWKNADSLFLLSKVIDLIRQDGWEINNIDSVLVAERPKIMPHVKLMKKNISEILNIDENLIGIKATTNEKLGPEGREEGISCHSVVLLEKNEF from the coding sequence ATGAGTGGTTTTAATTTTGATGTAATTACATTGTTCCCTAAAGCTTTTGAATTAATAAATAATTTAGGGGTCATAACAAGAGCTCTAGATAAGAAGTTAATCGATGTAAATTTACATGATTTAAGAGAATATGGAGAAGGTTCTTACAGACAAGTAGACGATAAGCCTTATGGAGGAGGAGCAGGTATGGTATTAAAACCTGAACCTATTTATAAGGCATATGAATCAATTAGAAAATCATCTAAAAGTAAAACTTTGTTGATGACCCCTCAGGGTAAAATTTTAAAGCAGAAGGATCTTGCGAGATGGTCCACTTTGGATCAAATAATAATTATTTGTGGTCAATATGAAGGTTTTGATGAAAGGATTAGATGTTTAGCTGATGAAGAGATATCGTTAGGAGATTATGTCCTTTCTGGAGGAGAAATACCCGCTATATCAATAATTAATGGTTTGACTAGGTTATTACCAGGGACTCTTGGTGATCCAGACTCCTTAATCGATGAGAGTCATAATTCTCCTTTATTAGAATATCCTCAATACACAAGGCCTTTAACTTTTAAAGATATGAAAGTGCCAGATATTTTAGTGAGCGGTAATCATGAAGAGATTAAATCGTGGAGAAGAAAAAAAAGTTTCGAAAGAACATTGGAGAGAAGAAGTGACTTAATTTCAAATGAAAACTACAAAAAATCCCCACAAAGTAAGAGAATAATAAAAGAAAATAATCAATTCATGAAATTTAGAATAGGTAATGGATACGATATTCACAGACTAGTAGAGGATAGAGATTTAATTATTGGAGGTGTAAAATTGAATCATCCTGAAAATTTAGGATTGGATGGTCATAGTGATGCTGATGTTTTAAGTCACTCAATAATGGATGCATTATTAGGAGCGCTTTCGTTGGGCGACATAGGAAAGTATTTCCCCCCATCTGATGAAAAATGGAAAAATGCTGATAGCTTGTTTTTGTTGTCAAAAGTAATTGACTTGATAAGACAAGATGGTTGGGAAATAAATAATATTGATAGTGTTCTAGTTGCTGAAAGGCCAAAAATCATGCCACATGTAAAACTAATGAAAAAAAACATTTCTGAAATTTTAAATATTGATGAAAATTTAATTGGCATTAAAGCAACCACTAATGAAAAATTGGGTCCAGAAGGTAGAGAAGAGGGTATAAGTTGCCATTCAGTAGTTCTTCTTGAGAAAAATGAGTTTTAA
- a CDS encoding thiamine phosphate synthase gives MLNSNTKDHEDLRIYQIIDANLDRAREGLRVLEDWARFGLGKEKYVEKIKNFRQILGKNHLEVYKQSRNQIEDNCKGLTHQEQLNRKTSEQIISSNSARVQEALRVIEEFSRLHNNELSKIASEIRYEIYTVEIDLLSFSKFKKSEKILKENDLYVITDQKDNLLEIIEEILIAGVKIIQHRFKTGTDQDHLQEAIEIKNLCKRYNSLFIVNDRLDIALASNADGIHLGQDDLDLKTTRKLFGYSKIIGISANNAIDISNALDEGCDYIGIGPVFETTTKKNKKPLGIENIKTLTKDLNIPWFAIGGIKSNNISYLKRNGFKKVALVSELMNSEDPKEDAMMILKELSHEN, from the coding sequence ATGCTGAATTCCAATACTAAAGACCATGAAGATTTAAGAATTTATCAGATTATTGACGCTAATCTAGATAGAGCAAGAGAAGGACTAAGAGTATTAGAGGATTGGGCTAGATTTGGTCTAGGCAAAGAAAAATATGTTGAAAAAATTAAAAATTTTAGACAAATTTTAGGAAAAAATCATTTAGAAGTTTATAAACAATCTAGAAATCAGATCGAAGACAATTGTAAAGGATTGACTCATCAAGAGCAATTAAACAGAAAAACTTCTGAGCAAATTATAAGTTCTAATTCAGCAAGAGTTCAAGAAGCATTACGAGTCATAGAGGAATTCTCAAGGCTGCACAATAATGAGCTTTCAAAAATCGCTTCTGAAATTAGATATGAAATTTATACTGTTGAAATTGACCTATTAAGTTTTAGCAAGTTTAAGAAGTCGGAGAAAATATTAAAAGAAAATGACTTATATGTAATCACAGATCAAAAGGACAATTTATTAGAAATAATTGAAGAGATTTTAATTGCGGGAGTAAAAATTATTCAGCATAGATTTAAAACGGGAACTGATCAAGATCATCTTCAAGAAGCAATTGAGATTAAAAATCTATGTAAAAGATATAATTCTTTGTTCATAGTTAACGATAGACTTGATATAGCTCTAGCATCTAACGCGGATGGGATTCATCTTGGACAAGACGATTTAGACTTAAAAACCACAAGAAAGCTATTTGGATATTCAAAAATAATCGGTATAAGTGCAAATAATGCAATTGATATTTCAAATGCTCTTGACGAGGGTTGTGACTACATAGGGATAGGGCCAGTATTTGAAACTACGACAAAAAAGAATAAAAAACCTTTAGGTATTGAAAATATCAAAACATTAACAAAGGATTTAAATATTCCTTGGTTTGCTATCGGAGGAATCAAGTCAAATAACATTTCATATTTAAAAAGAAATGGGTTTAAAAAAGTTGCCTTAGTTTCGGAATTAATGAATTCTGAAGATCCTAAAGAAGACGCTATGATGATTTTAAAAGAATTGTCTCATGAAAATTAG
- a CDS encoding NAD(+) kinase: MVRKAGLIVNDGKELAVQTATSVQKKLEKSNFEVVRVSSSGGMVGFANPDQHVRPLGYTNCVPEGFDSSMEFAIVLGGDGTVLSAARQTAPAKVPILTINTGHLGFLAEAYLSNLDEAIDKIIAGNWDIEERTCFIISVMRNDQRRWESLCLNEMALHREPLTSMCHFEISIGRHAPVDISADGVILSTPTGSTAYSLSAGGPVITPDCPVVQLTPIAPHSLASRALVFNDSEPVTVFPATPERLVMVVDGNAGCYVWPEDRVLIRKSKHSVKFIRLEDHEFFQVLRNKLGWGLPHVAKPEK; the protein is encoded by the coding sequence TTGGTACGTAAAGCAGGACTAATCGTTAATGATGGAAAGGAACTAGCTGTTCAAACTGCAACTTCTGTTCAAAAAAAATTGGAAAAATCTAATTTTGAAGTTGTAAGAGTTAGTAGCTCCGGAGGGATGGTTGGTTTCGCAAATCCTGATCAACATGTACGTCCCTTGGGATATACGAATTGTGTCCCTGAGGGGTTTGACTCATCAATGGAATTCGCAATTGTTCTTGGCGGAGATGGGACTGTACTTTCTGCTGCAAGGCAAACGGCACCTGCTAAAGTTCCAATTCTTACAATAAATACTGGTCATTTAGGATTTCTTGCGGAAGCTTACTTATCTAACCTAGATGAGGCTATAGATAAAATAATTGCTGGAAATTGGGATATTGAAGAAAGAACTTGCTTTATCATTAGCGTAATGAGGAATGATCAGAGGAGATGGGAGTCTCTTTGCCTTAATGAGATGGCTCTTCATAGAGAACCTCTAACAAGTATGTGTCACTTTGAAATTTCTATAGGTCGACATGCTCCTGTGGATATTTCAGCTGATGGAGTAATTTTATCTACTCCAACTGGTTCTACCGCCTATTCTCTAAGTGCTGGAGGACCAGTTATCACACCTGATTGTCCAGTCGTGCAATTAACTCCAATTGCTCCACATTCATTGGCATCTAGGGCATTGGTTTTTAATGATTCAGAGCCAGTAACTGTTTTTCCTGCAACTCCTGAAAGATTAGTAATGGTTGTTGATGGCAATGCTGGTTGTTATGTTTGGCCTGAAGATAGGGTTTTAATAAGAAAAAGTAAACACTCAGTAAAATTTATTAGACTTGAAGATCACGAATTTTTCCAAGTTTTAAGAAATAAACTTGGTTGGGGTTTACCCCATGTGGCTAAACCTGAAAAATAA
- the thiS gene encoding sulfur carrier protein ThiS has translation MKIRVNGEEKKIELDQENALLSKALHHMGYKPNTIVVELNNLIINSMKWEKVKLKDGDNLEIVSIVGGG, from the coding sequence ATGAAAATTAGGGTAAATGGAGAAGAAAAAAAAATAGAACTTGATCAAGAAAATGCTCTACTATCTAAAGCTCTTCACCATATGGGATATAAACCAAACACAATTGTAGTGGAGTTAAATAATTTAATTATAAATTCAATGAAATGGGAAAAAGTGAAGCTTAAAGATGGTGATAATTTAGAAATTGTTTCAATAGTTGGTGGCGGATAA
- a CDS encoding bifunctional cobalt-precorrin-7 (C(5))-methyltransferase/cobalt-precorrin-6B (C(15))-methyltransferase: MTEKKRKIHVVGINSYKFEDLSFKLQNLFLETENIAVPNSYFEKIKSWSENGLEKNKLFFSSNSNQELVNWLRSQKTDVILISRGDPLWFGIGRILLENFSKDELSFYPANTCIQLAFSKLKFPWQDTVNVSIHGRDSTKLIEALKARPSNLAVITDSNNKSLEIIKKNLSELDLIDIYDFWLCEEIGFENEKIRKLNLKESLPSDISNLNIAILSKKKENYSNNNLPLFGINDNVFKTFDDRPNLLTKREVRIQILAALELPRNGVIWDIGAGCGSIGLEALKLRPNLDLFCFDKRIGSKELILENSKRLDVNPKFIFEEDINHTLNARNLSSFENPNRLIIGGCDKKTKLQIINKIAQDMDIGDIIVIPIINIQTIKELKEELEDKNFKTNLNLIQTYKSLSIAEGMRLEPNNPVFLLTGKK, encoded by the coding sequence ATGACTGAAAAAAAAAGAAAAATTCATGTAGTAGGAATTAATTCTTATAAATTTGAGGATCTATCTTTCAAATTACAAAATCTATTTTTAGAAACAGAAAATATTGCAGTTCCAAATTCATATTTTGAAAAAATAAAATCATGGAGCGAAAATGGTTTAGAAAAAAATAAATTATTTTTTTCGAGCAACAGTAATCAGGAACTTGTTAACTGGCTTAGATCACAAAAAACTGATGTTATTTTAATTTCAAGAGGAGATCCTCTCTGGTTTGGAATTGGGAGAATACTACTAGAAAATTTTTCAAAAGATGAATTAAGTTTCTACCCTGCAAATACTTGCATTCAATTAGCATTTAGTAAGTTAAAGTTCCCATGGCAAGATACTGTTAATGTGAGTATTCACGGAAGAGATTCGACTAAGTTAATTGAAGCTCTTAAAGCAAGACCGTCAAATTTGGCTGTCATTACAGATTCAAATAACAAAAGTCTAGAAATAATCAAAAAAAATTTATCAGAACTTGATCTGATTGACATCTATGATTTTTGGCTCTGTGAAGAAATAGGCTTCGAAAATGAAAAAATCAGGAAATTAAATCTTAAAGAGTCATTGCCCTCAGATATATCAAATTTGAATATTGCTATTCTTTCAAAAAAAAAGGAAAATTATTCGAACAACAATCTTCCTCTATTCGGAATCAATGACAATGTTTTTAAGACTTTTGATGATAGACCAAATTTATTAACTAAGAGAGAAGTTCGCATTCAAATATTAGCTGCTTTAGAGCTCCCAAGAAATGGTGTCATTTGGGATATAGGAGCAGGTTGTGGATCAATTGGTTTAGAGGCATTAAAGCTAAGGCCTAATTTGGATTTGTTTTGTTTCGATAAAAGGATTGGCTCAAAAGAATTAATACTAGAAAACTCAAAAAGGCTTGACGTCAACCCAAAATTTATTTTTGAGGAAGACATAAATCACACCTTGAATGCGAGAAATTTAAGTTCTTTTGAAAACCCTAATAGATTAATAATTGGAGGATGTGATAAAAAAACTAAACTCCAGATTATTAATAAAATTGCACAAGATATGGATATTGGAGACATTATCGTTATCCCAATAATAAATATTCAAACTATTAAAGAATTGAAAGAGGAATTAGAAGATAAAAATTTCAAAACAAATTTAAATTTAATTCAGACCTATAAAAGCTTAAGTATTGCGGAGGGAATGAGACTAGAACCAAATAATCCTGTTTTTCTATTAACAGGGAAAAAATAA
- the larB gene encoding nickel pincer cofactor biosynthesis protein LarB — translation MNFDIKFDFQRRDRLGLIEAIWGQDKSIDQLERLCGNVLSKNEVVFITRINSEKANYLLDLYDDARFYEKANCLTIGKNFNKIITNKKVAIISGGSSDLAITLEAQLALEIYGVNCQSFIDVGVAGLHRLMSQLEEINKYDVLIVCAGMEGALATVVGGLLAQPIIAVPVSVGYGVSKDGETALNSMLSSCSPGIAVMNIDNGYGAAMAALRIIKSIS, via the coding sequence ATGAATTTTGATATCAAGTTTGATTTTCAAAGAAGAGATAGGCTTGGACTCATTGAGGCTATTTGGGGGCAAGATAAGAGCATCGATCAATTAGAAAGATTATGTGGAAATGTATTAAGTAAAAATGAGGTTGTTTTCATTACTAGGATTAATAGTGAAAAGGCTAATTATCTTTTAGATTTATATGATGATGCACGATTCTATGAAAAAGCAAATTGCCTAACAATTGGGAAAAATTTTAATAAAATAATCACCAATAAAAAAGTTGCTATAATTTCAGGCGGCTCTAGCGATTTGGCCATAACACTTGAAGCACAATTAGCGCTTGAAATTTATGGCGTGAATTGTCAATCTTTTATAGATGTTGGAGTAGCGGGACTTCATCGATTGATGAGTCAGTTAGAAGAAATTAATAAATATGATGTATTAATAGTTTGTGCTGGAATGGAAGGAGCTTTGGCTACAGTTGTGGGCGGATTGTTGGCTCAACCGATAATTGCAGTACCTGTCTCAGTAGGATATGGCGTTAGCAAGGATGGAGAAACCGCTTTAAATAGTATGTTATCAAGCTGTTCTCCAGGCATTGCAGTTATGAATATAGATAATGGTTACGGAGCAGCAATGGCGGCTCTCAGAATTATTAAAAGTATTTCTTAA
- the surE gene encoding 5'/3'-nucleotidase SurE: MKPLNILISNDDGVFAAGIRALAKSAQKRGHKVKVVCPDQERSATGHGLTLQSPLRVEKADELFGEGIEAWGCSGTPADCVKLALSELLDNKPDLILSGINHGPNLGTDIFCSGTVAAAMEGTLENVPSMAISVASFKWKNFEAAGEIAMNIAEQAINDSWPASLLLNLNIPPCDKSKIKELSWTRLSVRKYKNQFSKREDPRGDDYYWLAGEVVLDLKSKGYGPKNWPSDVSQIQDNKISLTPVEPDLFWRGDLENLPKINNSFINPS; encoded by the coding sequence ATGAAACCGTTAAATATATTAATTAGCAATGATGATGGTGTTTTTGCTGCAGGGATAAGAGCATTAGCAAAATCAGCTCAAAAAAGAGGACATAAAGTAAAAGTAGTATGTCCTGACCAAGAAAGATCAGCTACTGGTCATGGTCTAACTTTACAATCTCCTTTAAGAGTGGAAAAAGCTGACGAATTGTTTGGGGAAGGAATTGAAGCTTGGGGATGTTCTGGCACGCCTGCTGATTGCGTTAAATTAGCACTATCTGAACTATTGGATAATAAACCTGATCTAATTCTATCTGGAATAAATCACGGTCCAAATTTAGGGACAGATATATTTTGTTCTGGGACAGTAGCTGCAGCCATGGAGGGCACTTTAGAAAATGTTCCTTCAATGGCAATAAGTGTTGCTAGTTTTAAATGGAAGAATTTTGAAGCTGCTGGAGAAATTGCTATGAATATTGCCGAACAAGCAATTAACGATAGTTGGCCTGCTTCACTTCTATTAAACTTGAATATACCACCTTGCGACAAAAGCAAAATAAAAGAATTATCTTGGACAAGATTATCAGTAAGAAAATATAAAAATCAATTTTCCAAAAGGGAGGATCCAAGGGGTGACGATTATTATTGGTTAGCAGGTGAGGTAGTTTTAGATCTTAAATCAAAAGGTTATGGCCCAAAGAACTGGCCCAGTGACGTATCTCAAATACAAGACAATAAAATATCTCTAACACCTGTGGAACCAGATTTATTTTGGAGAGGTGATTTAGAAAACTTACCTAAAATTAATAATTCATTTATAAATCCTTCTTAA
- the pheS gene encoding phenylalanine--tRNA ligase subunit alpha has protein sequence MSQIESLSQIEGKLNNLSLAAKKNIDNLNTHEELDQLKVSLLGKKGDLSVILKTMGQLSATDRPIVGQKANLIKINLQELITEKKNQLNSEALDKKIKTEKIDVTIPAIGTPPGKKHPLISTQDEIIDIFCGLGYSVESGPEIETDFYNFESLNIPKNHPARDMQDTFYLDENQLLRTHTSPVQIRYLENNPPPVRIIAPGRVYRRDAVDATHSPVFNQVEVLCIDQDINFSHLRGTVLTFLKAFFGDIPVRFRASYFPFTEPSAEVDVQWKGKWLEVMGCGMVDPKVLEKLGIDSEKWTGFAAGLGVERFCMVRHQIDDIRKFYTNDIRFLEQF, from the coding sequence GTGAGTCAAATTGAATCATTAAGTCAAATTGAGGGAAAACTAAATAATCTTTCTCTTGCAGCAAAAAAAAATATAGATAATCTTAATACCCATGAAGAGCTAGATCAATTAAAAGTTTCTTTGCTAGGAAAAAAAGGTGATTTGTCAGTTATCTTGAAAACAATGGGGCAATTATCTGCTACTGATAGGCCAATTGTTGGCCAGAAGGCAAACTTAATAAAGATAAATTTGCAAGAATTAATAACTGAAAAGAAAAACCAACTAAATAGTGAAGCTTTAGATAAAAAGATTAAAACAGAAAAAATTGATGTAACTATTCCTGCAATTGGAACACCACCAGGAAAAAAACATCCTTTAATATCAACTCAAGATGAAATAATAGATATTTTTTGTGGTTTAGGATACTCAGTAGAAAGTGGTCCTGAAATAGAAACTGATTTTTATAATTTTGAGTCTCTCAACATACCCAAGAATCACCCAGCAAGAGATATGCAGGATACTTTCTACTTAGATGAAAATCAACTTTTGAGGACCCATACTTCACCTGTTCAGATAAGGTACTTAGAGAATAATCCTCCTCCAGTAAGAATAATTGCTCCCGGGAGAGTATATAGGAGAGATGCAGTAGATGCTACTCATTCCCCTGTATTTAATCAGGTTGAGGTTTTATGTATCGATCAAGACATTAATTTTAGTCATTTAAGAGGAACAGTTCTTACATTTTTAAAAGCCTTTTTTGGAGATATTCCTGTAAGATTTAGAGCTAGTTATTTCCCATTTACTGAACCTTCAGCAGAAGTAGACGTCCAGTGGAAAGGTAAATGGTTAGAAGTAATGGGTTGCGGAATGGTTGATCCAAAGGTCTTAGAAAAATTAGGAATTGATTCTGAGAAATGGACTGGTTTTGCAGCAGGATTAGGAGTTGAGAGATTTTGTATGGTTAGACATCAGATCGATGACATCCGAAAATTTTATACAAATGATATTAGATTCTTAGAACAGTTCTAA
- the era gene encoding GTPase Era, with translation MTNYRSGFVTLLGRPNVGKSTLINKLIGEKITITSPIAQTTRNKLKGILTTKDGQIIFVDTPGVHKPHHRLGEILVKNAKSAINGVDMVIFVIDSSEEPGRGDEYILNFLIANKTEFIVALNKWDLVNKEFRNLRLDQYRRFFGIYRNFQVVSASQGEGCSELIDMALNFLPEGPKLYGEETICDQPLDNLLSDLVREQVLKNTREEVPHSVAVKIEKREEMKRKNGKVFTAILATIIVERSTQKGILIGKKGSMLKMIGQSARSNMSKLIDGPVHLELFVKVVPNWRKKESRLIEFGYEEEF, from the coding sequence TTGACCAATTATAGATCTGGGTTTGTAACTTTACTAGGAAGGCCAAATGTGGGTAAATCTACTTTAATAAATAAATTGATTGGCGAAAAAATAACAATTACTTCTCCAATAGCGCAAACTACAAGAAATAAATTAAAAGGAATACTTACTACAAAAGATGGGCAAATAATTTTTGTCGATACTCCTGGTGTGCATAAACCTCATCATCGACTTGGAGAGATATTAGTAAAAAACGCAAAATCGGCAATTAATGGAGTTGATATGGTAATTTTTGTAATTGATTCAAGTGAAGAACCTGGAAGAGGTGATGAATATATTTTGAACTTTTTAATCGCAAATAAAACTGAGTTTATTGTTGCATTAAATAAGTGGGATTTGGTTAATAAAGAATTTAGGAATTTACGATTAGATCAATATAGAAGATTTTTTGGAATTTATAGAAACTTTCAAGTTGTAAGTGCTTCTCAAGGAGAAGGATGTTCTGAACTAATAGATATGGCTCTTAATTTTCTTCCTGAAGGACCAAAACTTTATGGCGAAGAGACGATTTGCGACCAACCGTTAGATAACTTATTATCTGATTTAGTAAGAGAACAGGTATTAAAAAATACAAGAGAAGAAGTACCTCATAGTGTCGCAGTAAAGATAGAAAAGAGAGAGGAAATGAAAAGAAAAAATGGCAAAGTTTTTACAGCCATTTTGGCTACTATTATTGTTGAAAGGTCCACTCAAAAAGGCATTCTTATCGGAAAGAAAGGTTCAATGTTAAAAATGATTGGTCAGTCAGCAAGATCAAATATGTCAAAATTAATTGATGGTCCAGTTCACCTAGAGTTGTTTGTGAAAGTTGTTCCTAATTGGAGAAAAAAAGAATCAAGGTTAATTGAGTTTGGTTATGAGGAAGAATTCTAG